The following coding sequences are from one Lysinibacillus sp. FSL W8-0992 window:
- the secG gene encoding preprotein translocase subunit SecG, which yields MHTAVLIALVIVSLALVVVVLLQSSKSAGLSGAISGGAEQLFGKQKARGMDLILHRATIVLSILFFLLAIAIAKI from the coding sequence ATGCATACAGCAGTATTAATAGCTTTAGTTATCGTATCATTAGCATTGGTTGTCGTAGTTTTATTACAATCTAGTAAAAGTGCAGGCTTGTCAGGTGCCATCTCGGGTGGAGCTGAACAACTATTTGGAAAGCAAAAAGCACGTGGTATGGATTTAATTCTTCACCGTGCAACAATTGTTTTATCAATTTTATTCTTTCTTTTAGCAATCGCTATTGCAAAAATATAA
- a CDS encoding alpha/beta hydrolase, translating to MNKSLSQPFFFQAGPRAVLLLHGFTGSSADVRMLGRYLEKKGYTTLAPHYKGHGVQPEELITTGPADWWQDVKAAYQQLQDAGYEEIAVAGLSLGGVMALNVALNNPVKGIVTMCAPMTMRTTDVMFEGVLKYAKEYKKFEGKTDTEIDAEVSLIAEKGMPSLQQLREFIVQTRKEIDMIYAPIFVVQATNDEVIETESANIIYNQTESLEKYIKWYENSKHVITLDQEKDQLHEDIYRFLEGLNWAH from the coding sequence ATGAACAAATCATTATCTCAGCCATTTTTCTTTCAAGCAGGTCCGCGTGCAGTGTTATTATTACACGGATTTACAGGTAGCTCTGCAGATGTGCGTATGCTTGGTAGATATTTAGAGAAAAAAGGGTATACTACATTAGCGCCTCATTATAAAGGGCACGGTGTGCAACCTGAAGAACTCATTACAACAGGACCAGCTGATTGGTGGCAAGATGTCAAAGCTGCGTACCAACAATTACAAGATGCTGGCTATGAGGAAATTGCCGTAGCAGGCCTATCACTTGGCGGTGTGATGGCTTTAAATGTAGCGCTAAACAATCCTGTAAAGGGCATTGTGACAATGTGTGCACCAATGACGATGCGAACTACAGACGTAATGTTTGAAGGCGTATTGAAATATGCAAAAGAATACAAAAAATTTGAAGGCAAAACCGACACAGAAATAGATGCGGAAGTGTCGTTAATCGCTGAAAAAGGTATGCCATCATTACAACAACTACGTGAGTTTATTGTGCAGACTCGAAAAGAAATAGATATGATTTATGCCCCAATTTTTGTCGTACAGGCGACAAATGATGAGGTAATAGAGACAGAATCTGCCAACATTATATATAATCAAACTGAGTCACTAGAAAAATACATCAAATGGTATGAAAACTCAAAGCACGTTATAACATTAGATCAAGAAAAAGATCAATTACATGAAGATATTTATCGTTTTTTAGAAGGCTTAAATTGGGCACACTAA
- the rnr gene encoding ribonuclease R, whose protein sequence is MTDKKDSLQSRLLDFFGEEEYKPLTVGEIEDEFGFEDAEEFKELVKTLVRMEGQGLVVRSRSNRYGLPERMNLLRGKFIGHAKGFGFVAPDVEGMDDVFIPPHEVNGAINGDTVLIRVLKESFGDRREGTITKVVERGQTSFVGTFQANRGFGFVVLDDKKLPMDIFIAKGDTLGAVDGHKVVVEIATWPEDLKSATGYITKILGHKNDPGVDILSILYKHDIPPEFPEEVVAAAQRVPDEISPADLEGRRDLRHETIVTIDGADAKDLDDAVTVTKNVDGTYKLGVHIADVSYYVTQGSVIDIEAYDRATSVYLTDRVIPMIPHRLSNGICSLNPQVDRLTLSCEMIIDGNGNVIAHEIFQSVIKTTERMTYKDVYKILEEQDEELIARYEPLVPMFKHMLELSKILRLKREQRGAIDFDFKESKVIVDEDGWPVDIEIRERTVAEKLIEDFMLAANETVAEHFHWMNVPFLYRIHEDPKPEKLQRFFEFVTNFGILIKGTGNTVHPKALQDVLAAIEGMPEEPVISTMLLRSMQQAKYYPESIGHFGLSTDFYTHFTSPIRRYPDLVVHRLIRTYLINKDTSQETVAQWSMAMDEIADHTSERERRAVDAERDTDALKKAQYMSDKIGEEFEGIVSSVTNFGIFIELPNTIEGLVHISNMTDDYYRFDDRQMIMIGERTNRQFRIGDEVKVRVANVIIEESSIDFEIVGMVTSYGRTRKATPTVIHARKNYNDNKDGRSSRSSRSGSGGGRGRRDDEKQSNGDSSKRRERGGSDRDPRGQRKDSSSPGPKKGVKQKQKFYEGIAKKGKKKKTKRK, encoded by the coding sequence ATGACGGACAAAAAAGATTCACTACAAAGTCGATTACTCGATTTTTTCGGTGAAGAAGAATATAAACCTTTAACCGTTGGAGAAATTGAAGACGAATTTGGGTTTGAGGATGCAGAAGAATTTAAGGAGCTTGTTAAAACGCTCGTGCGAATGGAGGGGCAGGGCTTAGTTGTACGCTCACGCTCGAATCGTTACGGCTTACCAGAGCGCATGAATTTACTGCGTGGTAAATTTATCGGCCACGCAAAAGGATTTGGCTTTGTCGCACCTGATGTTGAGGGTATGGATGATGTCTTTATTCCACCGCACGAAGTAAATGGTGCCATTAATGGCGACACAGTACTTATTCGTGTGTTAAAGGAATCATTTGGCGATCGCCGCGAAGGTACAATCACAAAAGTTGTAGAACGCGGCCAAACGTCATTTGTTGGAACATTCCAAGCAAATAGAGGCTTCGGCTTTGTCGTATTGGACGATAAAAAACTACCAATGGACATTTTCATCGCGAAAGGCGATACATTAGGTGCTGTTGATGGACACAAAGTGGTCGTTGAAATCGCGACATGGCCAGAAGATTTAAAATCAGCAACAGGCTATATTACAAAAATTTTAGGACATAAAAATGACCCAGGTGTCGATATTTTATCGATCTTATATAAGCACGATATTCCACCAGAGTTCCCAGAAGAAGTCGTTGCTGCTGCACAACGAGTGCCAGATGAAATTTCTCCTGCTGATTTAGAGGGACGTCGTGATTTACGTCATGAAACGATTGTCACAATTGATGGTGCAGATGCAAAAGATTTAGATGATGCGGTAACTGTTACGAAAAATGTAGATGGTACCTACAAGCTTGGCGTACATATTGCAGATGTCAGCTACTATGTAACACAAGGCTCTGTAATAGACATTGAAGCATATGACCGAGCGACAAGTGTATATTTAACAGACCGTGTTATTCCGATGATTCCGCATCGACTATCGAACGGTATTTGTTCTTTAAATCCACAGGTAGATCGCCTAACGTTATCGTGTGAAATGATTATTGATGGCAATGGTAATGTCATTGCGCATGAAATATTCCAAAGTGTCATTAAAACGACAGAGCGTATGACTTACAAAGATGTTTACAAAATTTTAGAGGAACAAGATGAAGAGCTAATTGCTCGCTATGAGCCACTTGTACCGATGTTTAAACATATGTTAGAGCTTTCAAAAATTTTACGCCTTAAACGTGAGCAACGCGGGGCAATTGACTTTGATTTTAAAGAGTCGAAAGTGATCGTCGATGAAGATGGATGGCCAGTAGATATTGAAATACGTGAACGAACTGTAGCAGAGAAATTAATTGAAGATTTCATGCTTGCTGCCAACGAAACTGTTGCAGAACATTTCCATTGGATGAATGTACCGTTCCTATACCGTATTCACGAAGATCCAAAGCCAGAAAAGCTTCAACGCTTCTTTGAATTCGTAACGAACTTCGGTATTTTAATTAAAGGTACAGGCAATACGGTGCATCCAAAAGCATTGCAAGATGTCTTAGCAGCAATTGAAGGCATGCCTGAAGAGCCAGTTATTTCGACGATGCTACTACGCTCAATGCAACAAGCGAAGTACTATCCAGAAAGCATCGGTCACTTCGGTTTATCGACTGATTTCTATACACATTTCACATCACCAATTCGTCGTTATCCTGACTTAGTTGTTCACCGTTTAATTCGCACGTATTTAATTAATAAAGACACGTCGCAAGAAACGGTTGCACAGTGGTCGATGGCAATGGATGAAATTGCCGACCACACATCAGAACGCGAACGTCGTGCAGTCGATGCAGAACGTGATACAGACGCATTGAAAAAAGCACAATATATGTCTGATAAAATCGGCGAAGAGTTCGAAGGCATTGTTTCTTCTGTTACGAACTTCGGTATCTTTATCGAGCTACCAAATACGATTGAAGGCCTCGTGCACATTAGCAATATGACCGACGATTATTATCGCTTCGATGATCGCCAAATGATTATGATTGGGGAACGTACGAACCGCCAATTCCGCATCGGTGATGAAGTAAAAGTACGCGTCGCAAACGTTATTATCGAAGAGTCATCGATTGACTTTGAAATCGTAGGAATGGTAACTTCTTATGGAAGAACAAGAAAAGCAACACCTACAGTCATTCATGCGCGTAAAAATTATAATGATAATAAAGATGGGCGCAGTAGCCGTAGCAGTCGTTCAGGTTCAGGCGGTGGAAGAGGTCGCCGTGACGATGAAAAACAAAGCAATGGTGACTCATCGAAACGCAGAGAACGCGGTGGAAGTGACCGTGATCCACGTGGCCAACGAAAAGATAGCTCAAGCCCAGGCCCTAAAAAAGGCGTAAAGCAAAAGCAAAAGTTTTACGAAGGCATCGCCAAAAAAGGCAAAAAGAAAAAAACAAAACGTAAATAA
- the smpB gene encoding SsrA-binding protein SmpB has protein sequence MAKGTGKVLAQNKKAGHDYFIEETIEAGMVLTGTEIKAIRAGKVQLRDSYVRITSGEAWISNMHVSPFDQGNRFNHDPLRARKLLLHKKQIGELVGAVKRDGYTIIPLKMYIKDGYAKLLIGVGKGKKDYDKRDDMRKKEAKREMERTFKAKNQY, from the coding sequence ATGGCAAAAGGTACTGGGAAAGTATTAGCACAAAACAAAAAAGCAGGGCATGACTACTTCATCGAAGAAACGATTGAAGCGGGCATGGTACTAACAGGCACAGAAATTAAAGCCATTCGTGCAGGTAAAGTCCAATTACGAGACTCTTACGTTCGAATCACAAGCGGCGAAGCATGGATTAGCAACATGCATGTCAGCCCATTCGACCAAGGTAACCGTTTCAACCACGACCCACTACGCGCCCGCAAATTGCTCCTACATAAAAAGCAAATCGGCGAACTAGTAGGTGCTGTCAAACGTGACGGCTACACAATCATCCCTTTAAAAATGTACATTAAAGATGGCTATGCCAAACTCCTTATCGGCGTCGGCAAAGGGAAAAAAGACTACGACAAACGCGACGACATGCGCAAAAAAGAAGCAAAACGCGAAATGGAACGTACCTTCAAAGCAAAAAATCAATATTGA
- a CDS encoding RNA polymerase sigma factor, whose product MDEQLIQKIIDGDQQAFRIIVDTYKQPLVSYLTYQTNDEELAKDIAQESFIKCYENLLHFKGGSFKAWLFRIAINQLIDFKRKHKEDPTPIEETPSLETPESLIIEKEQNELLQQWLKTLEHKTYQVFVLKYASNCSYEEIAETLNIPISEVRNRLHRTKKRLRNAMLKGEINNELLIN is encoded by the coding sequence ATGGATGAGCAGCTGATACAAAAAATCATAGACGGGGATCAACAAGCATTTCGCATCATTGTTGATACATATAAGCAGCCACTTGTCAGCTATTTAACATATCAAACGAATGACGAGGAATTGGCGAAAGATATTGCACAAGAATCATTTATCAAATGCTATGAAAACTTACTTCATTTTAAAGGGGGATCTTTTAAGGCATGGCTTTTTCGTATCGCGATTAATCAACTGATTGATTTTAAAAGGAAGCATAAGGAAGATCCGACACCAATTGAGGAAACGCCCTCATTAGAAACACCTGAATCGTTAATAATCGAAAAAGAACAGAACGAGTTGCTTCAACAATGGCTTAAAACATTGGAACACAAAACGTACCAAGTTTTCGTCCTGAAGTATGCTAGTAATTGCTCTTACGAAGAAATCGCTGAGACACTTAATATTCCAATATCGGAAGTACGAAACCGACTGCATAGAACAAAAAAACGGCTAAGAAACGCTATGTTGAAGGGAGAGATTAATAATGAACTGCTTATCAACTGA
- a CDS encoding anti-sigma factor family protein has translation MNCLSTEEMHDFIDGRIDDNKMMQMDKHIQSCATCSALLDEQLETEQLISSLFPAVHIDDSFTDQVMDQLPKKKTSLTKKRGWRATFVAAAFVTAALLFLVISTVQQEPVTSSTPITIKVKDVKLTDAFITVTLATSGYSGKEMFFNESTKGDVALVLPNGKSEAASYAADQSANEITYEFPLFNVTHDEFKLLFNYQHIYDEDGPWTLEVPIDRKELLAQTETITLHSTFEKEGVDVNFIRAQHGPQNSLFKFETKFTEEMATFVEQQVEKYTADLPLKEKEAYAGYNAQILYDVIDADGQKLKRSMPEDNINTQNDRYAHTETISAYPSVREGGYIAVTGAKYELPTNVRHPLTVDQLPYTFTYKDTVYEVKLLPDQRLEISSDAKATTIKDWHITVNNKTAWDTGEIREDKEKKYTTITFDKGIKLDSFILYGQTELKYVYFDEPIRVEVR, from the coding sequence ATGAACTGCTTATCAACTGAAGAAATGCACGATTTTATCGACGGACGAATAGACGATAACAAAATGATGCAAATGGACAAGCATATTCAATCATGTGCAACCTGCTCTGCATTACTGGATGAACAACTTGAAACAGAACAGCTAATAAGCTCCCTGTTTCCTGCAGTGCATATTGACGATTCATTTACAGATCAAGTGATGGATCAATTACCAAAGAAAAAGACTTCTCTTACAAAAAAGCGCGGCTGGCGAGCAACTTTTGTAGCAGCCGCATTCGTCACAGCCGCATTATTATTTCTAGTAATTTCGACTGTGCAGCAGGAGCCTGTAACTAGTTCTACGCCTATTACGATAAAAGTAAAAGACGTTAAGCTAACAGATGCTTTCATAACAGTAACATTAGCTACATCTGGCTATAGTGGCAAGGAAATGTTCTTTAATGAATCAACGAAGGGTGATGTTGCACTCGTGCTACCAAACGGGAAAAGCGAAGCAGCAAGTTACGCTGCAGATCAATCAGCAAATGAAATCACCTATGAATTCCCATTATTTAATGTCACACATGATGAATTTAAGCTTCTATTTAACTACCAACACATTTATGACGAGGATGGACCATGGACGCTGGAAGTACCGATTGATCGCAAGGAATTGTTAGCCCAAACAGAGACCATTACACTACATTCCACGTTTGAGAAAGAAGGCGTTGACGTAAACTTTATCCGTGCACAACATGGACCACAGAACTCTCTCTTCAAATTTGAAACAAAATTTACGGAGGAAATGGCAACTTTTGTAGAGCAACAAGTAGAAAAGTATACAGCTGATTTACCGTTAAAGGAAAAGGAAGCTTATGCAGGCTATAATGCACAAATACTTTATGACGTTATTGACGCTGATGGACAAAAATTAAAACGCTCGATGCCTGAAGATAATATAAATACTCAAAATGATCGCTACGCTCATACTGAAACGATTAGTGCCTATCCAAGCGTAAGAGAAGGAGGCTATATAGCTGTGACTGGTGCCAAGTATGAGCTGCCGACGAATGTCCGACACCCGCTAACAGTGGATCAATTACCTTACACATTTACTTATAAAGATACAGTATATGAAGTGAAGCTCTTACCCGACCAACGTCTTGAAATTTCATCAGACGCAAAGGCAACGACAATTAAAGACTGGCATATTACAGTGAATAATAAAACAGCATGGGATACGGGTGAAATCCGAGAAGATAAAGAAAAAAAGTATACAACAATCACATTCGATAAGGGGATTAAATTAGATTCATTTATCCTTTACGGTCAAACAGAATTAAAATATGTTTACTTTGATGAACCAATTCGTGTGGAGGTACGATAA
- a CDS encoding tyrosine-type recombinase/integrase: MVKRTRKHGAFAVEESFDIDFKRVEDRRDSLTVQQALKTVFRQMEISGNRPRTIESYEFAWNEFIKVTSVRYVEDIDANMIYDYLNEIDVSNATKLVRLKSLKAILNRFFDNRWIEIRFWSKIQIKVDKTVKGASKESDVEVLLSLIDRSTYVGFRDSVAILLMYKTGLRITTIGELRERHMDFVKNTIDMDGAVLKNRDTLKLPIDDQLAEMLKVLIEKNKQIRRKYNTRNTYVFLSANGQGINNSQSSSNAISKSLTKYAREFGLKNVNAHALRRAFATNLLNQGANVALISKALGHKSLETTTVYLDLEKEFVAESLRDYL; this comes from the coding sequence GTGGTTAAACGTACGAGAAAGCACGGAGCATTTGCTGTCGAAGAATCATTCGATATTGATTTTAAGCGCGTAGAGGATAGGCGCGATTCATTAACGGTACAACAGGCGCTAAAGACGGTATTTCGTCAAATGGAAATCAGCGGTAACAGACCGCGAACAATCGAAAGCTATGAGTTTGCGTGGAACGAATTTATCAAGGTGACAAGCGTTCGATACGTCGAAGATATTGATGCGAATATGATTTACGATTACTTGAACGAAATCGACGTATCAAATGCAACGAAGCTAGTTCGCTTGAAATCGTTGAAGGCGATTCTTAATCGTTTCTTCGATAACCGTTGGATTGAGATTCGTTTTTGGTCGAAGATTCAAATTAAAGTTGATAAGACGGTTAAAGGTGCATCAAAAGAGAGCGACGTTGAAGTATTACTATCGCTTATTGACCGTAGCACTTACGTTGGTTTCCGTGATTCAGTTGCGATTTTGCTTATGTATAAGACAGGTCTGCGAATAACAACGATTGGTGAATTGCGTGAACGTCATATGGACTTTGTTAAGAATACCATTGATATGGACGGTGCGGTCCTTAAAAATCGCGACACGTTAAAGCTGCCGATAGACGATCAGTTGGCGGAAATGTTGAAAGTATTAATCGAGAAAAACAAGCAGATTCGCCGTAAATACAATACGCGTAATACTTACGTTTTCTTATCCGCAAATGGACAAGGCATTAATAATAGCCAGTCGTCCAGTAACGCAATTTCAAAGTCATTAACGAAATATGCAAGAGAGTTCGGCTTAAAGAACGTCAATGCTCACGCGTTAAGACGAGCATTTGCGACTAACTTATTAAATCAAGGCGCTAATGTCGCTTTAATATCGAAAGCTCTCGGACACAAAAGTTTGGAGACAACAACCGTCTACCTCGATTTAGAGAAGGAATTTGTCGCAGAGTCTTTGCGTGATTATTTATAA
- a CDS encoding helix-turn-helix domain-containing protein, with product MTKQVVIKIDYLIEKYEVKSLRKLAEMCDIRHAALSELNNGKRRNINFGHIERIAETLGIDDITEIIDFIEVDDKKDDGQ from the coding sequence ATGACTAAGCAAGTTGTTATAAAAATCGATTATTTAATAGAAAAGTACGAGGTTAAATCATTAAGGAAATTGGCGGAGATGTGCGATATAAGACACGCAGCACTAAGCGAATTAAATAATGGCAAGAGAAGAAATATTAACTTTGGGCATATTGAGAGGATCGCCGAAACTTTGGGGATTGATGATATTACCGAGATAATTGATTTTATAGAGGTAGATGACAAAAAAGACGACGGCCAATAA
- a CDS encoding helix-turn-helix transcriptional regulator — protein sequence MKLNAHQIKQYREVLGITQGELSRKLGISSSTLGAIEREERRLSDAVASRASSALLEASRRVMAATEEIQTLADALQK from the coding sequence GTGAAATTAAACGCACATCAAATCAAGCAGTATCGTGAGGTACTAGGAATTACGCAAGGAGAATTATCGAGAAAACTCGGAATATCGTCGTCAACACTAGGCGCAATAGAACGTGAAGAACGTCGCCTTTCTGACGCAGTAGCAAGTAGAGCCAGTTCCGCATTGCTCGAAGCAAGTCGCAGGGTTATGGCAGCAACCGAAGAAATTCAAACGCTTGCCGACGCATTACAAAAATAA
- a CDS encoding HNH endonuclease, with the protein MASLENRARGAFRHANRKAKQFGVANDLTYDDVMYLFKLAGGRCAYTGRFSNDLSLEHVIPMSAGGANTIGNIIVVDVGVNRKKNDRSFLEFIETKYNPYDVAPLVKLLAARGNRDYEALYDELYEFQREECNAWYRRLMDKHKQAAV; encoded by the coding sequence ATGGCATCGCTTGAAAATAGGGCTCGAGGTGCTTTCCGACATGCAAATAGAAAAGCTAAGCAATTCGGGGTTGCAAACGATTTAACTTACGACGATGTTATGTACTTGTTTAAGTTAGCTGGCGGAAGATGTGCGTATACAGGTAGATTTAGCAACGATTTATCTCTCGAGCATGTCATTCCGATGTCAGCAGGTGGTGCGAATACGATAGGCAACATTATTGTCGTTGATGTCGGCGTAAATCGAAAGAAAAATGATCGTAGTTTCCTCGAGTTTATCGAGACAAAATATAATCCATACGATGTTGCACCACTCGTAAAACTGCTGGCAGCGAGAGGTAACCGTGATTATGAGGCGCTATATGACGAGTTATATGAGTTCCAACGAGAAGAATGCAACGCTTGGTACAGACGTCTTATGGACAAGCACAAGCAGGCTGCAGTATGA
- a CDS encoding SU10 major capsid protein, protein MTNAINTTQLVGKKESVVDEVLLLNPNQTPLVNLLGFKQPVTNTTHVWYEDQTFAVKTKVTALAAIEATELTVADVEPFVVDAIAQIEEELVQVTAINTSAKKITVVRGYAGTTASAIAKDAEIEFLYVRGEEGADIPKSRYKPRQRVENYTQIFMESVEVTGTAESVSQYGVDGLYNYEKAKKQLEVALQLEKSLINGVKFDDGTVRHLGGLRNFIKTNVTDAGKVAISIKMLTDMVQTVFEKGGLAGGGQYAFIVSAHQKRAISDLQGDKIRITQAENSRGQVVDHLVTDFGQFPIVMNDNVKSNEIFFIDINRTAIKPLNDRGFHHIPAAVTGDRQRGFIVGEYTLEFKQESAHGRIKNLA, encoded by the coding sequence ATGACAAACGCAATTAATACTACTCAATTAGTAGGTAAGAAAGAATCTGTAGTAGACGAGGTACTTTTACTCAATCCAAATCAAACGCCTCTAGTAAACTTACTAGGCTTTAAACAACCCGTAACTAATACAACTCACGTTTGGTACGAGGATCAAACATTCGCAGTCAAAACGAAGGTGACGGCGCTTGCTGCTATCGAAGCTACCGAGTTAACCGTAGCTGACGTGGAGCCATTTGTAGTCGATGCTATTGCACAAATCGAGGAGGAGTTAGTACAGGTTACTGCGATTAATACCTCTGCTAAGAAAATCACAGTAGTACGTGGTTATGCAGGTACAACAGCCTCGGCAATCGCAAAAGACGCAGAGATTGAGTTCTTATATGTACGTGGTGAAGAAGGCGCTGACATTCCGAAATCACGCTACAAACCACGCCAACGTGTTGAAAACTATACACAAATCTTCATGGAATCGGTAGAAGTTACTGGCACAGCAGAATCAGTATCACAGTATGGTGTAGACGGCTTATACAACTACGAGAAAGCGAAGAAACAACTTGAAGTTGCGTTACAGCTTGAAAAATCGTTAATCAACGGAGTCAAGTTCGATGATGGTACTGTACGACATTTAGGCGGTCTACGTAACTTCATTAAGACAAATGTTACAGACGCAGGTAAAGTCGCTATTTCAATTAAGATGCTTACGGATATGGTACAGACGGTGTTCGAGAAAGGCGGTCTTGCAGGTGGCGGACAGTATGCGTTCATTGTGTCAGCGCATCAGAAGCGTGCTATAAGTGATTTACAAGGCGATAAAATCCGCATTACACAAGCGGAAAACAGTCGTGGACAAGTAGTCGATCACTTAGTAACCGACTTCGGGCAGTTCCCAATAGTCATGAACGATAATGTTAAGTCGAATGAGATTTTCTTCATCGACATTAATCGTACGGCAATCAAGCCGTTAAATGACCGCGGATTCCACCATATTCCTGCGGCAGTTACAGGCGACCGTCAACGTGGTTTTATCGTAGGCGAGTATACTCTTGAATTCAAGCAAGAGTCGGCACACGGTCGAATTAAAAATCTAGCGTAA
- a CDS encoding phage tail assembly chaperone, whose protein sequence is MTILDAFLGAKPTVEITEKVFIKRLGNSITIKALTGEDIDMIRDQATYPIKNGKKTELRVNEEEVSRLLIVKATIEPNFADRQLLEHFKAADAGDCIQKALLAGEIATLQNAILTLSGFNDEEEIEEVKN, encoded by the coding sequence ATGACAATTTTAGACGCATTCTTAGGGGCAAAACCTACAGTAGAAATTACGGAAAAGGTATTTATTAAACGTTTAGGTAATTCTATTACGATTAAAGCACTTACAGGTGAGGATATCGATATGATTCGTGACCAGGCAACTTATCCGATTAAGAACGGTAAGAAAACGGAGCTAAGAGTTAATGAAGAAGAAGTATCACGCTTACTTATCGTTAAAGCAACGATTGAGCCGAACTTTGCGGATAGACAATTGTTAGAGCATTTTAAAGCGGCTGACGCAGGAGATTGCATACAAAAAGCGTTATTAGCTGGAGAAATTGCAACATTACAAAATGCAATTTTGACACTATCCGGCTTTAACGACGAGGAAGAAATAGAAGAAGTAAAAAACTAA